The nucleotide sequence AATAATAAATCTGCCTATAGGACATGAGGTCGATATTCTAGGTCCCTCTATGAGCGATAGCTCAAAAATATTTGTTCCTATATTTATAAGCTTGGGTAGACTCGAGCGTGAATACTATGCTCTTCTTCTCGAATTAACTCCTGGAGCAATTGTTCGTGTAATAACTATACCAGCAGTAGAAAATAATATGCTGGCGAAATTAAGATTGGAAGTAAATAGTTTGACCTACTGGGACCCACGATGGATAAATATTTACGGAGATTTAAGTCCGCTCCCATTATATCTACTTAATATAACAGGAGATATGAGCGTAGTACCTTCTAATACTCCACTAAAAATAGAAGTGAAATCAGATTTACTCGATTGGCCGATAGTAATTGATGATAATGGTGAACCTCTAATTTTAGAAAGAAATGAGATAAAATTTGTCGAAAAATTCGCCCATCACATTTTACTTAGAAATTTAAGAGTTGTTCAAAAGGAATATGAAAAGAGTTTAAATAAAATTGGAAGAGCGAAAGAATATGGACTTTATGTAGGAATGGAAAAAGAGCGACTAAAACATGTTAATGAAACTATGAAAAAGGTTCTTCTACATTTGATGGGAGTGGAAGACATGGATATTTTTCAGGCGGCATATTACTTGAAATACTCATATGAAGAATGCCTAAATATCCAAAATAATGTGGATGCGCTAATAAAGGGATCCGCTACTTCATTTCTGCCAATTATTCTGCTCTCATTTATGACTAGTATCGGCATCTGCTCTTTATGCTTTGAAGAAAAGTTAAAATATTTTATTTTTTCATTAATTCTGTTTGCCATCATTTTTGTAATTCTCTACTATTCGTATCCAGGATTTAGGCTTGCTGGAATAAACGATTATACGTTTGCAGGATATTCGATCGCTGTAATCTATTTGCTCCTATTTTTGATATCTGAGTCTGGAAAGGATTTAAAAACAGTCGGTGGGGTTAGTTTAGTTTCTGCCATACTCGTATCTTTGTCATTAGCTCTCAGAAACATGAAGCGAAGAAAGATAAGAACTGTTCTTATCTTCATGTCTCTAATAATTATGGTTCTTGGTCTCACGTTGCTGTCTTCGATTACCTTTTCATCCTCTATAAGAGAGATAAAAACAGTTTCGCCGCCTCTCCACGAAACAGATAACTTAATTGTGATTTCAAGGATGAATGAGGTGTTAGACTACCGTGATATAACATGGATAACTCTCCAACCTGAAAGCAAGTTAATAGCCTTAAAGGCGCAAACTACGCCACAAAATAAGCCCTTGGGCCATATTAAATCCACTTTCCAAGTTAATGGCATTATAGGAATCACGGCAAATGATCCGAATTTGAAAATGTTACAGTTAGCCATTACTCCAGAGGATTTAAATCGAGTCCTCGAAACCTACGCATCCGCCCTAATAAGCGAGGAAGTAGCAAAAAACGCTGGAATAGAATATGGAGATGAAATTGTTATTTCAAGTAAAAAGATAAGGGTTGTTGGCTTCTTCAATCCCGAAAAAATCAGTCAATTTAGAGATGTTGACGGTGATTTTTGGTGTCCAAAAAAGATTACTCAACTAGGAGAAATAGTTTATTGTTCAGGGAATGAAATAATTATAACGAATTTTGAGACTTCTATCACTCTTGGTGCCCTAGTTACTAGATGTTATATGCACTCTGAAGATTTTCAATCTGCAATTAATTTAGCTAGAAGATTGAGCTTATTGACATCTTATT is from Candidatus Bathyarchaeia archaeon and encodes:
- a CDS encoding FtsX-like permease family protein, producing MLKKANLFMCRFSDSMRAKKLNLKGNLIQVIHYGKFIFVHKPMRGRNYINAELSNTLSRNVFAILLTTWMALFSISLLLTIVVRAEPSVERMAGESNFATVHIIVHVGEQRLSNARFVVIVDKNDIYYVETDFAGEIIINLPIGHEVDILGPSMSDSSKIFVPIFISLGRLEREYYALLLELTPGAIVRVITIPAVENNMLAKLRLEVNSLTYWDPRWINIYGDLSPLPLYLLNITGDMSVVPSNTPLKIEVKSDLLDWPIVIDDNGEPLILERNEIKFVEKFAHHILLRNLRVVQKEYEKSLNKIGRAKEYGLYVGMEKERLKHVNETMKKVLLHLMGVEDMDIFQAAYYLKYSYEECLNIQNNVDALIKGSATSFLPIILLSFMTSIGICSLCFEEKLKYFIFSLILFAIIFVILYYSYPGFRLAGINDYTFAGYSIAVIYLLLFLISESGKDLKTVGGVSLVSAILVSLSLALRNMKRRKIRTVLIFMSLIIMVLGLTLLSSITFSSSIREIKTVSPPLHETDNLIVISRMNEVLDYRDITWITLQPESKLIALKAQTTPQNKPLGHIKSTFQVNGIIGITANDPNLKMLQLAITPEDLNRVLETYASALISEEVAKNAGIEYGDEIVISSKKIRVVGFFNPEKISQFRDVDGDFWCPKKITQLGEIVYCSGNEIIITNFETSITLGALVTRCYMHSEDFQSAINLARRLSLLTSYFVIVSSSDGTKYIYFPFMTISVSGFTLLIPLILVSLNIFATIISSVYERKGEISILSVIGLNPLHIMCIFVLESLVLGFLAGSIGYFSGIISFKVLEVFGVYIPINAKTSILDVSVILGTTILVTTLSYLIPSLKASTLVTPSLSR